Genomic window (Thiosulfatimonas sediminis):
ACGGTAATAACGCCATTACCAAGCTGCGGCTCGATGACCTCAGTGAGTAGCAGCTGCTCCCACAACACCTTATCCTCTGGCGCCACGCCAACAACCTCTGGAGCGCCAGATTGCTCTAAAGCCACGCGGCACTGCGCTGCGCTGGCCGTAAAAATATCGGTAATGCCGCAAAATTGCGCAAATGCTTGTGCGTAACTCAAATACTCAACCGTTCGCGTCTGTGGCAGTATGTGATTGATGAGTTCGACCACTTCGGTAATCAGCTGCGTCAAAGAAAAGTCCAGCCGATACCATTCCAACAAGGTAAACTCGATTTGATGACGCGGGCTTAAATCCCCATCGCGAAAAACCTTACCAAGATAAAAAATATCTCCTGAGCCTTCACAAAGCAGGCGTTTCATCGGATATTCAGGCGATGTCTGCCAATAATAACGACGTTTTTCTGCATAACCTGGCACTTGCACCCAACTGCTTAAAGAACGTAAATGCACATCCGGCGTAGCACCTTGCGACAACAAAGGTGTATCCACTTCCAAACAATCGCGAGCATAAAAAAACGCCCGCAGTTGTTGCAAAAACTGCGAGCGCTGTTGAAGCCGTTCACGGCGTGTCATCATATTCACGTGTTCCGCTTATTTAACTTATTTAGCTTTAACTTATTTAGCACGCGATACATATTCACCTTTTTCGGTGTTCACAATCACTTTTTCACCCTGTTGAACAAATAAAGGAACCTTGACCACCGCCCCCGTTGAAAGGGTTGCCGGTTTGCCCGTAGAGTCGGCAGTGTCCCCTTTTAATCCCGGATCGGTTTCCACAATTTCCAGCACGACTTGCTTGGGTGGCGTAACCGAAATCGGATCACCATTAAACAGCGTCACCACACAATGATCTTGCTCAACCAACCATTTGGCCATGTCTCCAATCGCTGCTGCGCTGGCTTGGTATTGGTCAAATGTGACTTCGTCCATAAAATGCCAAAATTCACCGTCGTTGTATAGATATTGCAAACCGGTTTCGTGCACGTCTGCTGCGTCGACTTTTTCACCCGATTTAAAGGTTTTTTCCAAAACACGGCCAGTCATCAAATTTCGGTATTTTACGCGGTTAAAAGCCTGCCCTTTGCCCGGTTGAACAATAGTGTTTTCGACAATGCTACAAGGCTGCCCATCCATTAAAAACTTTAAACCGTTTTTAAATTCATTCGTGCTTACTGTCGCCATAAGATTTGCCTCAAACAAGTTTCTAAAAATTGCGCGCATTTTACCAAAAAACCACTTAGGTTTAAAATAACCCCTTTTTCATCCATCGAATTGAGAACACAATGTCTGATTCTGTTCGTTCCAGCGCCGAATTATTGGCGCACTTGGGACTAAATACGCACCGGATAACGTCCATACGGCAACCGGCGTTTGCCTATAAAGCGCCGCAGCATTTTATTACGCGTATCACACCAAACAATCCTCATGACCCGCTGTTAAAGCAAATTTTACCAGTACCGGATGAGTTAATTACCGCGCCAGATTTTGTCAGTGATCCTGTTGGCGATTTTCAAAACAACCCACAACCGTCACTCATTCATAAATATCACGGACGCGTTTTGCTGATTGCCAGCCCGAAATGTGATATTCACTGCCGCTACTGTTTTCGCCGTCATTTTCCATATGAGGCGCATGCCAATCAACGCCACTGGCAAGCCGCACTGCAAACCATCGCAGCAGACAACAGCCTGCATGAAGTGATTCTAAGCGGCGGCGATCCGATGAGTCTAAGCGAAGCTGCACTGCTTAAACTGAGCCAACAAATCGAAGAGATTGATCATATCCGCACACTACGTATTCACAGCCGCACGCCGGTTGTCGCGCCTCAACAGGCGGCACAAACTCAGTGGCTAGAATGGGTCAAACGCAGCCGCTTAAATCTTGTCATCGTCGTGCATTGCAATCATGCAAATGAACTCAGTCCCGAAAGCGCTCACTTGTTTCAAATTTACCGACAAGCGAATATCACATTACTTAACCAGAGTGTTCTGCTCAAAGCAGTGAACGATTCTTTGGAAGCACTGAACGCCTTAAGCCATAAACTGTTTGCACAAGGCGTTTTGCCTTACTATTTACATCAATTGGATAAAGTCCAAGGTGCAATACATTTTGAAGTAAGCAACCAAGAAGCCTTGCAATTACACCAAGCACTTCGCGCTAGCTTGCCTGGCTATTTAGTGCCTAAACTCGTCCGAGAAATCGCAGGAGAGCCCTATAAAACACCGCTTTAAGGACGTAATGGATAACTGAAAATGGCACTTTGAAAACAATCAAATGCTCGCTCTAAATCTTCCGCAATTTGTGGCGCCTTTTCCAGTTGCGTCAAAAGCTGCCCAACCGCCTCTAAGGTCGATAAACTAAGTGCATTTTTTTGCTTGCGAATACGATATTTAGAGGCTTGCTGCGGTGCTAATTGAATCCGAGGAAGCTCTGCTAAGCGCGGATTAAGTTGCAATAATTTATACGTTTTACGCCAAGTACCATCCAATACCAAAATCTGTATCGGTTGCGGTTGTTCAGCAAGCGTTGCGACAGTAGCGACTTCGACCAAATCATTTTCTGTTGTAGGATAGAGCAAATAAGTCGGTATTCCCTTATCCAGCCAATCCACCAAACTGGAAGTTGATGGCTTTAATGGCTGAGCATCTTCCAGCTGTTCGCCAATCCAAGCATGCTGTTTCTGTAAACAGGCCAGTAATAACGGAACGCTAGACTTAACTTGCTTTTGTTCGCTTGGGTGTTGTAAAACACCAATCTCAACGCGATTTGCGATAGGCTGGCGGCAGTGACACCAGCAACTTTTTAACGGTCGATGGCAATCTAAGCACAATTCTCTAGGCATGAAATACAATCAAAATCAGTTAGTAATGGAATTAAACTCGTGACAAAGCAGATTCAGCATTTTGAAATCAATGCCACAACCGATGCCGTTTTACTCTTTAAAGTGAAACACTTCGTTAAATCGGCGCAACAAAAAAACTGGCAACGTGCTGACGCTATTTTTGTGAGTATGCACAAAGATAGCGTCATTGGCTATGCACGATTGGTACCGATAGAGCCCAAAAGCTATTGGTTACGCGGCCTATTTGTCAGTCCCGCTTTTCGACGTCAAGGAGTCGCTTTAAAACTGCTAAAACAAATCCACCAACGCCTTTGTGCTCAGCAACAAAGTGCCACCATTTTTTGCTTTCCTTTGGCACATTTAGAGCAACTTTATCGCACACTCGATTATGAAGACTGTCTGATAAGTGATTTACCCGCCAGCCTCGCTATGCGTTTTCAGCAAGCTCAAGCAGAAGGTAAAAACTGGCGCTTAATGCGGCTAAAACTTGGTACCTAATTGATTTTAGTCATTATTCAATAACCCTTGACCATCCGCTTCTCGCACCAGATGTTGCGGCAACTCTTTTTTAGTTTTTCCGGCCAGCTCTTTAAGCATTTCCGCTTGGCGAATAAGATTACCGTTGCCTTGCGTTAAACGCGCCCGCGCTTGCTGATAGGTGCCTTGTGCAGTCTCAAGCTGCTTGCCGATTTTTTCAAAACTTTCAATAAAACCAACAAACTTATCATGCACCTCGGCAGCGCGCTGCACCAATTTAACCGTATTTTCACTCTGCCGTTCATAACGCCAGAGCTGCTCAATGGTCTTTAAGCTGGTGAATAATGTCGTCGGTGTGACCACTGCCACACGCTTATCAAATGCGTCTTCAAAAATACTGGCATCCTGCTCAATCGCCAATAAATAAGCACCTTCAACGGGAATAAACATTAAGACAAAATCCGGCGCATTGAGTAACGCCAAATGCTCGTATCGCTTTATTGACAACATATCAATGTGTTTGCGCAAACTTTGTAGATGATTTTTTAAGGCTCGGTTTTGCTGAACACTGTCATTGGTATTCAAACTGGCTTCGTAGTCCTTTAACGACACTTTTGAATCAATAATTACATGCTTATTATCCGGTAAATTTAACACGACATCGGGACGCAAGCGTGAACCATCGGGTTGTTGAAAGCTTTTCTCGCGTGCAAATTCAAAGCCTTCGCGCAGACCAGAACGTTCAAGTAAACGCTCAAGAACTAACTCCCCCCAGTTACCTTGGACCTTACTATCCCCTTTTAAAGCATGCGTTAAGTTTTTGGCTTCTTCACTCATCTGGGAATTTAGCTCTTGTAGCTGTTTAAGCTGCTGTTGCAAACTAGCTCGCCCTTCCAAAGACTCTTTATGCGTGGTTTCAATACGCTGTTTAAATTGCTCCATAGAAAGCTGCATCGGCTGTAATAATGCGTGGACCGAATCCCGATTTAACTGGGAAAATTCTTGCTTTTTGTGTTCAAAAATCTGTGTTGCTAAATTTTTGAACTCACTTTCCAACTGCTGTTTTGCCTGCTGCTGAAAGGCCAGCTTATCTGCTGCATTTTGTTCAGATAACTGCAAAGCAGTCTCTAGACTGGCCAATTTGGCCTGCGTTTGGCTTAATAACGCCTGCTGATGATCAAATTTATGTTGCCAATCAAGCAGTTGCTGCTGAGCAGTGTGCAATTGCTTTTCTAGTTGAATCGCTTGACCGTGATAATCGGCAAATTCGCTCAGCTTAATATGCAAAAGCCTTACTTCATTCTCTAAAGCCACTTGGCTTTGCTGAGCATTTTGCAAACTAAGTTCATACTGACTCAGTATTTGCTGCTGATTACGTAAACGCAAATACAAATAAAAAGTGCTAAAAATGAAAAAGCCTGCAGTCAATAATGCAGGCCAAAAAAAAGGATTCAAATCGTTACTCATCGGTTATTGGTCAATATCTTCACTTGCTCTAGCGTGTCTTGTGCGACAGTCTCTTTGGTTTTCGGTAACGCTTTTTGTTTGGCCTTAATTTTTTCATTTTGTACCATCTGATAAGTGGGCAACACTTTAGATTGGCGTGGTAGCAACGTACTGCCGACAGGCACAATCTGCTCTTTATCAATCACTTCAAACGCTACACCTTTAGAGGATGTATGGGAAGAGTTAATGGTGATATGTTTGGAATTGGTTTGATTATATTTGCCATTCACCCGTACTAAGGAACTCCCATCCGGCTTTATCACCACGGCTGAAACCGCTAATTTATAAGGCAGATAAATCGGCTTTTTCTTAGGTTTAACATTTTTATTGGCCACACCTGTGCCAGTCACTGGCGGCGGAGGCGGAGGAATTTTCTCCACCTCTTGCACAATAGGTGGGTTGATGTAAGCAGCACGCTGTCGATCAATTTTTTCACGTGTGGGCTTATCTAAGAGAATAGTTTGCAAATTAAGCGGCTTATTTAACACCTCATTACCCGTGATAACGCCTGTCCCACGAGTACTTTTTGGCGGCACACTTGGCGTTTCGGCTTTTACATCTGACTTGTCCTCAGTAGGACGAACCGTCAAGCGACCATCAGCACCACGTTCCAAAACAATCGTTGTTTGATTGACTTCACGAGCGGAATCGATCAAAGCATTCGCCGTCTCTGTCGGCCCGGCGCACAAGGGCGCTGTTATCGGCAAAAAAGCGGCGATCAAAGTCAATAGGTAAGTATTTCTATTCATAATATTCCCCTTTACAGGGTTGCTTAATTCTGAAAAAACGTGCTGAAGCAGGAATGATTCAACTTGAAAACTAGCCTTTTTAGGGTTTACTTGTAACCACTTTTTCATCCGGTTTTTGACCTAAATTGATGTGCGTATGGAACACGACAACGGTACAGCTGGCGATCACATTTCCTTGGGTCAAATTAAAGTTAGCACTCACTTGATAGTTGTTTTCACGTAATTTATTGTCGCAGGACTCGATTAAATACAACGGCGAAATTCGTTCATTAATCGACTCAAATAAACGTAATAGGTCTTCTTCATGTTGCAGCTCCATATTGAGCTTGATGCGACTAAAGTAAAACATCTGCTGCGGAACTTTAATCTTTTGGAATTGAGCAGAACTCAGTGGTTTTTCAGGTAAAAATTCAAAACTAAATTTGGGCATTAAATATCCCTGTTTTAAACGAATCAAATTATCCGCCCAAAAAACACGATCTTGCTGCTTAACCAAACCTTTTTTCATTAACTCTGCATATTTATCCCCGTACTGCTGATAAAGTTCGACTTGTCGGACCAAAAAATCCACTTCACTTTTCAGCTGGTTCAATTTGGCCTCTTTTGGTTTGGCTTTCGCAGCAAGATCTTTGCTAAGTTCTTGAAAACCATACCAAGCACCGCCAATAGCAGCGGAAACCAGTACAGTAAAAATCAGTAAATTTCGGAAAAATCGTTTAAAAAACGGGTCTTGTACTATGTTATTTAGACTGGCCATCTTTTAACCTCAAGCTGATACTAAACGGCAAAGCGAGCACCTCGCCTTGATCGGTATTGATTCTTACGGCTTGTTTTAATTCACGATTAAGCGGCTCTTTATCGAGCGAAACACTCTCAATACCGTCTAGCTTTTGTAAATCTTTAACCAACGCATCTACCCAAGCAACAGGATTTTTATAGGTATCGTAAAAAGGGAAAACCCAACCGTTCAGCGTTAATTCATGCTGCATACTGTCTAAAGGACCGACATTGCGCCAATCCAAAGTACTTAATTGAATATTTGGATGTCGATTTACGGTTTCACTAAAACCCTGAATATTGAAACCAATTAACCGTTTAACCCGTAGATTCAGCACAGCTTCGGAAAATTCGACTGATGCTTTTATTTGCTGAGCATCATCTTGTAACTTAACCAGCTCAGTTAAACGCTGCTTCTCTTTCTGATGCGCTGCGATATTTTCATCCAACAAGCCAAGTTTTTGCCAGTTGACAAAGTTATCCACACTGTTAACCAAAACAAACGCTAAACCGCCAGCTAAAAGCGCCAAGTTAAAACCGTATAACCCTTTGCGTGCGACTTGGAAAGTGCGTAAACGGGTAATGTAGTCGGTGGAATAAAACCCTTTAACTTGGTTTCTGAATAAGAAATCGACTATTGATTGCTCAGAGTAACAGCCTTGTTCTTCGATGCAATATTGGCTAGCGTCCGAAAACTCTCTAAAAGTATGTGCTGCGAAATAAAATTCTTTGTCCGACCAATTTGCGCGAATAATGCCATTAGCACGACAGTCTTCTTCGATATTGGATAAAACAGCGGCATCTTCCTCTAAAAAAACTAAACCAATTGGCGCATTCGACGGGATAATTTTTTGATTATAGACATAAGTAAGAGCCAGTTTGGTCTCTTCCAAAAGCGCCTTATGGATAGAACTAACTTCAAAATCATCCGCTTCAATTTCCACTGGGCGACTAAGGCGCATTTCCCCTTCGTAGAAGAAGGTTTGACGATAATCAAGCTTCGATTGGCGAGATATAATTAAGAAGGGTAGATTTTCTTGGTCCTTTGTCAATCCAAGAAGAGGTCGCACGACTTGACGGTAATATTGTGTTAACAACAGCGGTTTGGAATAAATCCCTTTTATCAATATCTGGGCAGCTTCAAGATTATCTAAAAAACGCGTCAATTTAAACGCATCGCTAATCGTTGCAGAAAGTATAAGCTCTTCTTTACGCCCCTCAGCGGATTTGCGAAACTGATTGGTTGAATGCACTTCGCTGAGCGCAATTTTGTCGGAAACCAAACGCTCTTTACGACGTTTTAAGAGTGCCGATTTCTCCCATGGCATGACTTTAGGTACCCATTCAAAGAATAGATCTTCGTCCACCAAATCAAGCACAATCATAACTGACGCGCTTGTCTGCAGTTTGCTGATAAACAGTTCGATTTGCGCAATATCATCCCAAGCAAACTGCTCAATAAGTTCGTCCGCTTTCCTTGGACTTTTATAAGCACGAAAACCGGTTTCTGTTACATAAAAAACATATTGCATATTATTGTACCTGAGCGATGGTGTCGTAAATTGGACCCAATACAGCAATCATAACCCAGCCAACAACAAAGCCCATGATAACGGTCAAAATTGGTTCAATTGCAGGCTCGATTTTTTCAATCAGTTCTTTGGCTTCACGGTCATAAAAGTAACTGACATTTTTGAGTGCGACATCCATTTTACCGGTCAGTTCACCGGACTTTATCATACGCACTGCCATCATCGGAAAAGCATTGGAGTCACGAAAAGAAACCCAAATTTCTTTACCGTCTTCAATCATCGTCACCGCAGTCACTAAATTGGTTTCAAGGTATTTATTTCCAGAAGTCAAGCTGGCCATGCGCAAGCTGTCAGGAAAACTCACACCTGCGCCATACATAACCGATAAGGAGTTAGCGACTCGAGCGAGTTTTAACTTATGTAAGACCTCTCCAATAATGGGCGTTCGTAAACTCCATTCATCCGACTTTAACTTAAATTCTGGGGAGTTACGCCGCCACCATTTAATAACAATCACAAAAAGAACTGGAGCAATCATGAGTTCGAGAATGTAGTTTTGGATAAACCCTGAAGTGGCTATCAGCGCGACCGTGGCAAAACCGATTTCCCCTCCCATCGAAGTAATAAAGCCAAGCAATTCAGGCACGACAAATAACATCATCAAAATGACCACAGCCACCACAACTGTCGCTACGATTGCGGGATAAATCATCACTTTCTTAGCTTTGGAAGCAAGTTCATCTTCCCATTTCATCATGTTACCGAGGTCACGCAAAATGTCTTCCAATTTACCGGTTTTCTCGCCCACAGAAACCAATGAAATGTAGACCTGACCAAACTCTTTTTCAAACCCTTCTAAAGATTCCGAAAAGGTTCTGCCGCCTTCCATTGATTCGTAAATATTAGCCAGCATCTCTTTGACTGCATCGTTTTCAAAGGTGTCTTTCATATCCTCGAGAACTTCCATCAATGGGACGCCCGCTTCAAGCATCTGCTCAAGCTGAAATGTGATGGTGATGATATCGCGTTTTTTAATCTTGCTACCAAGCGATAAAGACAACCCTTTACTTTGCTCTTTAGAATTAAGCAAATCAATTTGTGATTTTTTAAGTTTTTTTTCTAATTCATGAACATTATTCGCAGGCATCACACCGCTAACACGTTTACCGAACTGGTTAATTCCTGTGTAGTTGTAGTTTTGCATACATCAATCCTTACAGAAGTTCGGTCAAGTCAACCACTCGGCTAACCTCGTCCAATGTTGTCTGCCCTTTAATCACCCAGTTAATCCCTGCGTGTGCCATATCGATAAAACCTTTCTCTTTGGCTTTACTTAAAATAGTATGTTGCGATGCGCCTTCTAACAACAACTCATCCATTTCACTGTTAAAACGCATCGTTTCCAGCAGAGCCAAACGGCCTTTGTAACCAAAATTATTGCACTTTGGACATCCTTTTGAGCGAAATAGCGTGACGTCTTGATCCATCGGAATATTCAATAATTTTTTTTCAAAATTCTCTGGCTGATACGCTTCTTTACAATGCACACAGAGTTTTCTCACCAGTCGTTGCGCGACAATTCCAATAATATT
Coding sequences:
- the epmB gene encoding EF-P beta-lysylation protein EpmB, whose amino-acid sequence is MSDSVRSSAELLAHLGLNTHRITSIRQPAFAYKAPQHFITRITPNNPHDPLLKQILPVPDELITAPDFVSDPVGDFQNNPQPSLIHKYHGRVLLIASPKCDIHCRYCFRRHFPYEAHANQRHWQAALQTIAADNSLHEVILSGGDPMSLSEAALLKLSQQIEEIDHIRTLRIHSRTPVVAPQQAAQTQWLEWVKRSRLNLVIVVHCNHANELSPESAHLFQIYRQANITLLNQSVLLKAVNDSLEALNALSHKLFAQGVLPYYLHQLDKVQGAIHFEVSNQEALQLHQALRASLPGYLVPKLVREIAGEPYKTPL
- the efp gene encoding elongation factor P, with translation MATVSTNEFKNGLKFLMDGQPCSIVENTIVQPGKGQAFNRVKYRNLMTGRVLEKTFKSGEKVDAADVHETGLQYLYNDGEFWHFMDEVTFDQYQASAAAIGDMAKWLVEQDHCVVTLFNGDPISVTPPKQVVLEIVETDPGLKGDTADSTGKPATLSTGAVVKVPLFVQQGEKVIVNTEKGEYVSRAK
- the epmA gene encoding EF-P lysine aminoacylase EpmA, translated to MMTRRERLQQRSQFLQQLRAFFYARDCLEVDTPLLSQGATPDVHLRSLSSWVQVPGYAEKRRYYWQTSPEYPMKRLLCEGSGDIFYLGKVFRDGDLSPRHQIEFTLLEWYRLDFSLTQLITEVVELINHILPQTRTVEYLSYAQAFAQFCGITDIFTASAAQCRVALEQSGAPEVVGVAPEDKVLWEQLLLTEVIEPQLGNGVITVLSDFPARDAALAKIHPENPLLAQRFEVFVDAMELANGYDELADAVLYRQRFNESLQQRAAQQLAGVPLDEHLLQTLADYPLPACSGVALGADRLLMLALGAQRIDEVICFGVEQA
- the rmuC gene encoding DNA recombination protein RmuC — its product is MSNDLNPFFWPALLTAGFFIFSTFYLYLRLRNQQQILSQYELSLQNAQQSQVALENEVRLLHIKLSEFADYHGQAIQLEKQLHTAQQQLLDWQHKFDHQQALLSQTQAKLASLETALQLSEQNAADKLAFQQQAKQQLESEFKNLATQIFEHKKQEFSQLNRDSVHALLQPMQLSMEQFKQRIETTHKESLEGRASLQQQLKQLQELNSQMSEEAKNLTHALKGDSKVQGNWGELVLERLLERSGLREGFEFAREKSFQQPDGSRLRPDVVLNLPDNKHVIIDSKVSLKDYEASLNTNDSVQQNRALKNHLQSLRKHIDMLSIKRYEHLALLNAPDFVLMFIPVEGAYLLAIEQDASIFEDAFDKRVAVVTPTTLFTSLKTIEQLWRYERQSENTVKLVQRAAEVHDKFVGFIESFEKIGKQLETAQGTYQQARARLTQGNGNLIRQAEMLKELAGKTKKELPQHLVREADGQGLLNND
- a CDS encoding GNAT family N-acetyltransferase; its protein translation is MTKQIQHFEINATTDAVLLFKVKHFVKSAQQKNWQRADAIFVSMHKDSVIGYARLVPIEPKSYWLRGLFVSPAFRRQGVALKLLKQIHQRLCAQQQSATIFCFPLAHLEQLYRTLDYEDCLISDLPASLAMRFQQAQAEGKNWRLMRLKLGT
- a CDS encoding type II secretion system F family protein — encoded protein: MQNYNYTGINQFGKRVSGVMPANNVHELEKKLKKSQIDLLNSKEQSKGLSLSLGSKIKKRDIITITFQLEQMLEAGVPLMEVLEDMKDTFENDAVKEMLANIYESMEGGRTFSESLEGFEKEFGQVYISLVSVGEKTGKLEDILRDLGNMMKWEDELASKAKKVMIYPAIVATVVVAVVILMMLFVVPELLGFITSMGGEIGFATVALIATSGFIQNYILELMIAPVLFVIVIKWWRRNSPEFKLKSDEWSLRTPIIGEVLHKLKLARVANSLSVMYGAGVSFPDSLRMASLTSGNKYLETNLVTAVTMIEDGKEIWVSFRDSNAFPMMAVRMIKSGELTGKMDVALKNVSYFYDREAKELIEKIEPAIEPILTVIMGFVVGWVMIAVLGPIYDTIAQVQ
- a CDS encoding tRNA-uridine aminocarboxypropyltransferase — its product is MPRELCLDCHRPLKSCWCHCRQPIANRVEIGVLQHPSEQKQVKSSVPLLLACLQKQHAWIGEQLEDAQPLKPSTSSLVDWLDKGIPTYLLYPTTENDLVEVATVATLAEQPQPIQILVLDGTWRKTYKLLQLNPRLAELPRIQLAPQQASKYRIRKQKNALSLSTLEAVGQLLTQLEKAPQIAEDLERAFDCFQSAIFSYPLRP